A genomic region of Elaeis guineensis isolate ETL-2024a chromosome 9, EG11, whole genome shotgun sequence contains the following coding sequences:
- the LOC105033865 gene encoding protein SELF-PRUNING-like, producing MARALEPLIVGRVIGEVLDSFNPSVKMVVTYNFNKLVCNGHEFYPSAVTSKPRVEVQGDDMRSFFTLVMTDPDVPGPSDPYLREHLHWIVSDIPGTTDASFGREVVSYESPRPSIGIHRFVFVLFKQKRRQVVTPPASRDNFSTRRFAEENDLGLPVAAVYFNAQRETAARRR from the exons ATGGCAAGAGCTTTGGAGCCGCTAATTGTTGGCAGGGTGATAGGAGAAGTCCTGGACTCCTTCAACCCCAGCGTGAAGATGGTGGTAACCTACAACTTTAACAAGCTGGTCTGCAATGGCCATGAGTTCTATCCTTCTGCAGTCACTTCCAAGCCGAGGGTTGAGGTCCAAGGGGATGACATGAGGTCTTTCTTCACACTG GTCATGACAGACCCAGACGTTCCTGGCCCTAGCGATCCTTACCTGAGGGAACACCTTCACTG GATTGTGAGTGATATTCCGGGCACCACTGATGCTTCTTTTG GAAGGGAGGTGGTGAGCTACGAAAGCCCGAGGCCCAGCATAGGCATCCATCGCTTCGTGTTCGTTCTCTTCAAGCAGAAGCGAAGGCAGGTCGTTACCCCGCCGGCCTCCCGGGATAACTTCAGCACCCGCCGCTTCGCGGAGGAGAACGACCTCGGCCTCCCTGTTGCCGCCGTCTATTTCAATGCACAGAGAGAGACCGCTGCCCGGAGGCGCTGA
- the LOC105033887 gene encoding pentatricopeptide repeat-containing protein At5g66520, with protein MWTASQSLPLLLAPNAAISLLDKCHTLSELRQVHARLVKSGLASNPRVLRRLLLCRARSPNVSFLSDSNNVHECFLLYSRMLSRLDDLHGVEFSLPSLLKTCGKSSSFFQGRQLHAQTARQVFDRMNQRDVISWNSMIAGCLKAGDVDLALALFDEMPQKDIISWNSMIDGLMKCERCDLAEKLFESMAQRDVVTWTAMVSGYVLNGHSDEALELFRRMLDAGVQPDATAIVNVLAAIADLGFCDEGKWVHAYVCRSNIKLVSGVLGSALIDMYSKCGLIDNALSVFRSICHERQVGDWNSMISGLAIHGLGRQAIEIFDEMQRIGVEPNDISFLGLLKACSHSGMIEEGWLYFKLMQERYRMEPGIQHYGCLIDLLSRSGLLEEAQRVIEDLPMEPDVVVWKSILSSCVRHGHVDIGEHAAMRVIELAPHDSSCYTLLSNMYAKFGQWEDVERVRALMKERGVKKIPGCSCIMVKGEVHEFLVGKEMGVGRREVVHSKLEEVIHRLKLQGYEPDLSQVLVDVEEEEKESLLSVHSEKMAIAFGLLNLNKGAPIRIVKNLRVCGDCHSFSKLVSRIYNHEIILRDQNRFHHFKGGSCSCNDYW; from the exons ATGTGGACGGCCTCCCAGTCCCTCCCCCTCCTCTTGGCTCCCAATGCCGCCATTTCTCTGCTTGACAAGTGTCACACGTTGTCGGAGCTCCGCCAAGTCCACGCCCGCCTCGTCAAATCCGGCCTCGCCTCCAACCCCCGCGTCCTCCGCCGCCTCCTCCTCTGCCGCGCCCGCTCCCCCAACGTTTCCTTCCTCTCCGACTCCAATAACGTCCACGAGTGCTTTCTCCTCTACTCCCGAATGCTCTCTCGCCTCGACGACCTCCACGGCGTCGAATTCTCCCTCCCTTCGCTCCTCAAGACGTGCGGGAAGTCGTCGTCGTTCTTCCAAGGCCGGCAGCTCCACGCGCAG ACCGCGAGACAGGTGTTTGATAGAATGAATCAAAGAGATGTGATCTCTTGGAACTCGATGATTGCCGGATGTTTGAAAGCTGGGGATGTCGACCTGGCTTTGGCGCTTTTCGATGAAATGCCTCAAAAGGATATAATCTCATGGAATTCAATGATTGATGGGCTTATGAAGTGTGAAAGATGCGATCTTGCTGAGAAATTGTTTGAGAGTATGGCCCAAAGGGATGTTGTTACATGGACGGCTATGGTTTCTGGATATGTGCTTAATGGCCATTCAGACGAAGCTCTGGAACTGTTTAGAAGAATGTTGGACGCTGGTGTGCAACCGGATGCCACTGCCATTGTGAATGTGCTCGCGGCTATTGCTGACTTGGGATTTTGTGATGAAGGCAAATGGGTTCATGCTTATGTTTGTCGCAGTAACATTAAGTTAGTCTCTGGGGTTCTTGGATCGGCTTTGATCGATATGTACTCCAAGTGTGGGCTTATAGACAATGCTTTATCTGTCTTTAGAAGCATATGCCATGAGAGGCAGGTAGGAGACTGGAATTCAATGATTTCTGGCCTTGCGATTCATGGTCTTGGTCGACAAGCGATAGAGATCTTTGATGAGATGCAGAGGATAGGAGTTGAGCCCAATGATATCTCCTTTTTGGGGCTATTAAAGGCCTGCAGCCATAGTGGTATGATCGAGGAGGGTTGGCTCTATTTCAAGCTCATGCAAGAAAGATATAGAATGGAGCCTGGGATACAACACTATGGCTGTTTGATTGATCTTCTTAGCCGATCTGGATTATTAGAGGAGGCACAGAGAGTCATCGAGGATTTGCCAATGGAACCTGATGTTGTGGTGTGGAAATCTATACTTAGTTCTTGTGTGAGGCATGGTCATGTTGATATTGGTGAACATGCCGCCATGCGAGTGATAGAATTGGCTCCACATGATTCTAGTTGCTATACTCTTCTTTCGAACATGTATGCAAAGTTTGGGCAATGGGAAGATGTTGAGAGAGTTAGAGCATTGATGAAAGAAAGAGGTGTCAAAAAGATCCCAGGTTGCAGCTGTATAATGGTTAAAGGGGAAGTTCATGAGTTCCTGGTGGGGAAAGAAATGGGTGTTGGACGAAGGGAGGTGGTTCATTCCAAGCTAGAGGAGGTGATCCATAGATTAAAGTTGCAAGGTTATGAGCCAGATCTGAGCCAAGTCCTTGTGGATGttgaggaggaagagaaggagagttTGCTAAGTGTCCATAGTGAAAAGATGGCAATTGCCTTTGGGCTTTTAAATCTAAACAAGGGGGCACCTATTCGTATAGTGAAGAACCTCAGGGTGTGTGGTGATTGCCACTCCTTCAGCAAGTTGGTTTCGAGGATCTATAACCATGAGATAATTCTAAGGGACCAGAACAGGTTCCACCATTTCAAAGGGGGTTCATGCTCTTGCAATGACTATTGGTAA
- the LOC105033864 gene encoding LOW QUALITY PROTEIN: uncharacterized protein (The sequence of the model RefSeq protein was modified relative to this genomic sequence to represent the inferred CDS: inserted 4 bases in 4 codons): MRCSVFHVRRHSIRICKQLCCCHRFLRFSHRCGTVEALDFPEEISNSEFCDRKPDQNPIFCSPSPNGKPRLSFHDQSFEESCTSRRGELWESARMCLRRKMQECAREGYLVEALDALRLMEPSVLDCNALLHCYLKSGRVCVDELRKVFEGMKRIGPYPNVWTFNTLFNGMCTLGRLKDARFIVEEMCSYGFVPSFASLKRLIRKSLXSGTLELSLDILELMLKFDYLPTLPILNSLISRLIRACRIREAYNILSQCLEKGLVPNVCTYNPVLFGLCKSGQSYTALSFFYGLRKKGFCCNLYSFTALVLGFSMEGLWKEAYRVLEHMRDDGYMPTVVVYTILIKFLCKDRKIKDAISIFETMEKEGCHPDLVTCNILLHALCCHNKFQEAHELVQFMEQKGTXPDQFTHCALASGLLKSGYVRNSQDYLLNILYRRNDVDTVTWNIYIHSLCCDSRAQEALNLVSSMLDKGFVPTXVTYNTILKGLCREENIDEALEVLDHFDWSGNGPDLISFNTILSAAGKQGNSSMIRRILYRMDVEGIKLNVVSMTCLMHYFCKVRRFVECFKLFEHMICDGHRPTATTLNVXLDSLCKKGLLADAYRIFSEFKNIGTFPDTASYNILIHASIRKADYVSVKCLLTDMYSRGLVPDAITYGSLSYGLCKEGNVNVALHLEDWMIESGVSPSISYYNTLMDAAFRMGRLWDVFLILIKMQLEGIEPDAISFKILSRAMAKGGTKQFPKAMKFLEFLMNRGEKPLTWRLDENISCVL; the protein is encoded by the exons ATGCGTTGCTCTGTTTTCCATGTGAGACGGCATTCGATTAGAATCTGCAAACAATTGTGCTGTTGCCATCGATTTCTGAGATTTTCCCATCGTTGCGGCACCGTCGAAGCCCTGGATTTTCCAGAGGAAATTTCCAATTCGGAATTCTGTGATAGAAAACCGGATCAAAATCCGATCTTTTGTTCTCCATCTCCAAATGGGAAGCCTCGTCTCTCGTTTCATGATCAAAGCTTTGAAGAGAGCTGCACTTCTAGGCGCGGCGAGCTCTGGGAATCTGCCCGAATGTGTCTTCGTCGAAAGATGCAAGAGTGCGCGAGGGAAGGGTACTTGGTGGAAGCTTTGGATGCTTTGAGGCTCATGGAACCGAGTGTGCTTGATTGTAATGCACTTCTGCATTGTTATCTCAAATCAGGCCGTGTTTGTGTTGATGAATTGCGGAAAGTTTTTGAAGGGATGAAAAGAATCGGACCGTATCCGAATGTTTGGACGTTCAATACACTCTTTAATGGAATGTGTACACTAGGGCGTTTAAAAGATGCTCGCTTTATAGTTGAGGAAATGTGCAGTTATGGATTcgttccatcttttgcatcactgAAGAGATTGATCAGGAAATCTC AATCAGGTACCCTTGAACTCTCTCTCGACATACTAGAATTGATGCTGAAATTTGATTACTTGCCGACATTGCCAATTTTAAATTCATTGATTTCTAGACTCATAAGAGCCTGCAGGATTAGGGAGGCTTATAACATTCTTTCACAGTGTTTGGAGAAAGGTTTAGTTCCTAATGTGTGCACTTACAATCCTGTTCTTTTTGGTTTATGCAAGTCTGGCCAGAGCTATACTGCTTTGTCATTTTTCTACGGTTTGAGAAAGAAAGGATTTTGTTGTAATCTGTACTCTTTTACAGCACTGGTTCTTGGATTCAGTATGGAAGGGCTGTGGAAAGAAGCTTATCGGGTTTTGGAACATATGCGTGATGATGGGTATATGCCTACTGTTGTCGTGTACACTATACTTATAAAATTCCTCTGTAAAGATAGGAAGATTAAGGATGCAATCAGCATTTTTGAGACGATGGAGAAAGAAGGCTGTCATCCAGATTTAGTCACATGTAATATACTACTCCATGCACTTTGCTGCCACAATAAGTTCCAAGAAGCCCATGAACTAGTTCAGTTTATGGAACAGAAGGGTA TTCCTGATCAGTTCACCCACTGTGCTCTAGCTAGTGGTTTGTTAAAATCTGGGTATGTAAGAAATTCCCAAGATTATCTGCTCAATATACTTTATAGGAGAAATGATGTTGATACTGTCACTTGGAATATCTATATTCATAGCTTATGCTGTGATAGCAGAGCACAAGAGGCATTAAATTTGGTAAGCAGTATGTTGGATAAGGGTTTTGTCCCAA CTGTAACATATAACACCATATTGAAAGGGCTTTGTAGGGAAGAGAACATTGATGAGGCATTGGAGGTTCTAGATCATTTTGATTGGAGTGGAAATGGACCTGACTTGATTTCCTTTAATACAATTTTGTCTGCAGCAGGCAAACAAGGAAACTCTTCGATGATCCGCAGGATTCTTTATCGAATGGATGTTGAAGGAATCAAGCTTAACGTTGTCAGTATGACTTGTTTGATGCACTATTTTTGTAAAGTGCGTAGGTTTGTAGAGTGCTTTAAGCTCTTTGAGCATATGATATGTGATGGACACAGGCCTACCGCAACGACTCTAAATG TGCTTGACAGCCTTTGCAAGAAAGGGTTGCTTGCAGATGCATACAGGATATTTAGTGAGTTCAAGAATATTGGGACATTCCCAGATACTGCCTCATATAATATTCTCATACATGCTTCAATTAGGAAAGCTGACTATGTCTCAGTGAAGTGTTTGTTGACTGATATGTACAGTCGTGGTTTGGTGCCTGACGCCATCACCTATGGATCTCTGAGTTATGGCCTTTGCAAGGAGGGGAATGTTAATGTTGCCCTTCATTTGGAGGACTGGATGATAGAGAGTGGAGTTTCACCAAGCATCTCTTACTACAACACTTTAATGGATGCTGCATTTAGAATGGGTAGATTGTGGGATGTCTTCCTAATACTGATTAAGATGCAATTAGAAGGAATTGAACCAGATGCTATTTCCTTCAAAATCTTAAGCCGTGCAATGGCAAAAGGTGGGACAAAACAATTTCCCAAGGCCATGAAATTCCTTGAGTTCCTGATGAACAGAGGGGAGAAACCTCTGACCTGGAGGTTGGATGAAAATATAAGTTGTGTCCTCTGA